In one Nicotiana tomentosiformis chromosome 6, ASM39032v3, whole genome shotgun sequence genomic region, the following are encoded:
- the LOC138894701 gene encoding uncharacterized protein: MRKKNDDHMFHKFFYMLKQIHLNIPLVDMLREVPKYAKYIEDIVANKRRLTKFETGALTEECTSRIQHKLPQKLKILGSFTIPVGIGEIDMGRALCDLGASINLMTLSVFKQLGLGAPRPTTVLLKLADRSYVYPEGVIEDVLLHIGKFIFPADFIILDYEADELVPGDAIIKVREVVEPSAFKEDALEKALMLFNHLELEEEDEEMLQILNASCEYIRERYQFEPLDRPIGLPPRPSVEEAPKLELKPLQSHLHYAYFGSSNTLPVIVSSHLSKLQEEKLLRVLREHKHTIGWTMSNIKGISPAFFMHKILME; the protein is encoded by the exons atgagaaagaagaatgatGACCACATGTTTCACAAATTCTTTTATATGCTGAAGCAGATACACTTGAACATACCTTTGGTGGACATGCTCCGTGAGGTcccaaaatatgcaaaatatattGAGGATATAGTGGCAAATAAGAGGAGGTTAACTAAGTTTGAGACCGGAGCACTTACCGAGGAGTGCACTTCCAGGATTCAACATAAGCTTCCACAAAAGCTTAAGATTTTGGGTAGTTTTACCATCCCCGTGGGGATTGGTGAAATTGATATGGGTagagccttgtgtgatttgggtgcaagtatcaatttgatgacGTTGTCAGTGTTCAAACAATTGGGATTAGGAGCTCCGAGACCCACCACGGTCCTGCTAAAGTTAGCTGATAGATCTTATGTTTATCCTGAGGGGGTAATTGAGGACGTCTTGCTGCACATAGGGAAGTTTATTTTCCCTGCAGATTTTATCATCCTGGACTACGAGGCTGATGAGTTAGTTCCTGGAGATGCCATTATCAAAGTCCGAGAAG TTGTAGAGCCAAGTGCATTTAAAGAAGATGCACTAGAAAAGGCATTGATGTTGTTCAATCACTTGGAACTGGAAGAAGAGGATGAGGAGATGTTGCAAATTTTGAATGCATCTTGTGAATACATAAGAGAAAGATACCAGTTTGAGCCTCTAGATAGGCCAATCGGCCTTCCCCCTAGACCCTCAGTTGAGGAGGCTCCAAAACTGGAACTTAAACCCTTACAATCTCATCTTCATTATGCATATTTTGGTAGTTCTAACACTTTACCTGTGATTGTTTCTTCTCATTTGTCTAAATTGCAAGAAGAAAAGCTCTTAAGGGTGCTGAGGGAGCACAAACATACCATTGGTTGGACAATGTCTAACATAAAAGGTATTAGCCCAGCATTCTTCATGCACAAAATACTCATGGAGTAA